A genomic stretch from Photobacterium atrarenae includes:
- the btuF gene encoding vitamin B12 ABC transporter substrate-binding protein BtuF, whose protein sequence is MRLLPFLLLLLPASLLAAPVERVISLSPHTTELAYAAGLGDKLVAASDYSDYPEAAKSLERVANYRGIKLERIIALKPDLILAWQGGNPPREMTKLEQLGLKIFYSNPKALEDIPQTLEALGQYADAPDQARQAAAVFREKLHQLDARYRQQRPVRYFYQLSASPMITVADNNWPSQVFNHCGGENIFASSKAAYPQVSEEQVVVRQPEVIFGTPHAGTQTGLWQKWDGKLPAVNDQHIYNLEADWLNRPTPRTIKAVEQVCHFLDRVRQDKP, encoded by the coding sequence GTGCGCCTGCTCCCTTTTTTATTACTGCTGTTGCCAGCCAGCCTGCTGGCTGCGCCCGTCGAGCGGGTGATCAGCCTCTCGCCCCACACCACCGAGCTGGCGTATGCCGCCGGGCTGGGTGACAAACTGGTCGCCGCCAGCGACTACAGCGACTACCCCGAAGCCGCCAAATCCTTAGAGCGCGTTGCCAACTACCGCGGGATCAAACTCGAGCGCATCATCGCGCTCAAACCGGATTTAATTCTGGCCTGGCAAGGCGGTAACCCGCCACGTGAAATGACCAAGCTGGAGCAGCTGGGACTAAAAATTTTCTACTCCAACCCCAAAGCGCTCGAAGACATTCCGCAAACCCTTGAAGCGCTCGGACAATATGCCGACGCGCCAGACCAGGCCCGTCAGGCAGCCGCTGTGTTTCGCGAAAAACTGCATCAGCTTGATGCCCGCTATCGCCAGCAACGACCGGTGCGCTATTTCTACCAGCTCAGTGCATCTCCGATGATCACCGTGGCCGACAACAACTGGCCGAGCCAGGTCTTCAATCACTGTGGCGGCGAAAATATTTTTGCGAGCAGCAAAGCCGCCTACCCCCAGGTTTCTGAAGAGCAGGTGGTGGTCCGCCAGCCGGAAGTGATTTTCGGAACGCCCCATGCCGGTACTCAAACCGGCCTGTGGCAGAAGTGGGACGGCAAGCTCCCGGCAGTCAATGACCAGCATATCTACAACCTTGAAGCCGACTGGCTCAACAGGCCCACGCCACGCACCATCAAGGCGGTCGAGCAGGTTTGCCACTTCCTGGATCGGGTTAGACAGGACAAACCATAG
- the mtnN gene encoding 5'-methylthioadenosine/S-adenosylhomocysteine nucleosidase, which translates to MKIGIIGAMEQEVAILKAQLTHCETHTKAGCTFYTGTLNGADVVLLQSGIGKVAAAVGTAVLLEVFQPDVVLNTGSAGGFDSSLNVGDVVISTEVRYHDADVTAFGYEIGQMAQQPAAFVSDAKLMDVAERALAALSDTHAVRGLICTGDAFVCSAEKQTFIRDNFPSVVAVEMEAAAIAQACHQFDVPFVVVRAISDVADKESPMSFEEFLPLAAKSSSAMVTKMVALLDQ; encoded by the coding sequence ATGAAGATCGGCATTATTGGTGCGATGGAACAAGAAGTCGCCATCCTGAAAGCACAACTGACCCACTGCGAAACCCACACCAAGGCAGGTTGTACTTTCTATACCGGAACCCTGAACGGTGCCGATGTGGTGTTGCTGCAATCCGGCATTGGCAAAGTGGCTGCTGCCGTGGGCACCGCCGTCTTGCTGGAAGTGTTCCAGCCGGATGTCGTCCTCAATACCGGCTCTGCCGGAGGCTTTGACAGCTCACTAAATGTCGGCGATGTGGTGATCTCGACCGAAGTGCGCTACCACGATGCCGACGTGACCGCCTTTGGTTACGAGATCGGTCAGATGGCCCAGCAACCCGCCGCTTTTGTCTCAGATGCCAAGCTGATGGATGTTGCCGAGCGGGCACTCGCAGCCCTGAGCGACACCCACGCGGTCCGCGGCCTGATCTGTACCGGGGATGCCTTCGTCTGCTCTGCCGAAAAACAAACCTTCATCCGTGACAACTTCCCGAGCGTGGTAGCGGTTGAAATGGAAGCCGCAGCCATTGCTCAGGCCTGTCATCAGTTCGACGTGCCGTTTGTGGTGGTGCGCGCTATCTCTGATGTCGCCGATAAAGAATCGCCAATGAGCTTTGAAGAATTCCTGCCGCTGGCCGCGAAAAGCTCATCGGCCATGGTCACCAAAATGGTAGCGCTGCTGGATCAGTAA
- a CDS encoding TRIC cation channel family protein, with amino-acid sequence MLIYFLDMFGTAVFAISGVLLAGRLRMDPFGIVVLASVTAIGGGTIRDMALGATPVFWITDTNYLWAIFITCLVAIVAIRKPRQMPWYFLPVADAIGLAVFVAIGVEKALRFGATPMVAVIMGVMTGCGGGVIRDVLAREIPMVLRTEVYATACILGGIVHTTALQLNADVNVATLAGIATTLTIRLAAIRWHLSLPTLAPRN; translated from the coding sequence ATGCTTATCTACTTTCTCGATATGTTCGGCACCGCCGTCTTTGCCATTTCCGGCGTGTTGCTGGCGGGCCGGTTACGGATGGATCCCTTTGGCATTGTCGTGCTGGCCAGCGTAACGGCGATTGGCGGCGGGACTATCCGCGATATGGCCCTGGGCGCCACCCCGGTGTTCTGGATCACCGATACCAATTACCTGTGGGCGATCTTCATCACCTGTCTGGTTGCGATTGTCGCGATCCGAAAACCCCGGCAAATGCCCTGGTACTTCCTCCCGGTTGCCGATGCCATTGGCCTGGCGGTGTTTGTCGCCATCGGCGTCGAGAAAGCCCTGCGATTCGGGGCCACCCCGATGGTGGCGGTCATCATGGGGGTGATGACCGGTTGTGGCGGCGGGGTGATCCGAGATGTGCTGGCACGGGAGATCCCGATGGTGCTGCGAACCGAAGTCTATGCGACGGCCTGTATTCTGGGCGGCATTGTCCATACCACAGCCCTGCAACTCAACGCCGATGTCAATGTTGCGACCCTGGCCGGGATCGCGACCACCCTGACGATCCGCCTGGCCGCCATTCGCTGGCACTTATCCCTGCCGACGCTTGCGCCCAGAAACTGA
- a CDS encoding questin oxidase family protein, giving the protein MFHPVSNTCMHLVRQGQQFDPVYGNGLSNHLPMALTALACQGASDEQLTAFYHRYIKQLNPLRPANDLGTQHPRQGNPADFGHFLSHYRQQIRQQGLEPTVREALAQRLPGLITAAFHGVIRLSYAVALRDNEEVALALAYWASEYQTLGPLEQTDEYDAQQQLQLAQQQFADFAFQPGIITDRVDELSRLPAYQRLAAHPATLSFEQVARITIRYYLASDNFVLLHGVTGFQALHRLLPYLDDPELALRYYWQAYVAAMCVARTAQGPVDQASCPAVEWEHWHAQSCRSRDDHTIKLIYSASYLYQHFPWPEYPAAIKMRLAKEAP; this is encoded by the coding sequence ATGTTTCATCCCGTCTCGAATACCTGCATGCACCTGGTTCGCCAGGGGCAGCAGTTTGATCCCGTCTACGGCAATGGCCTGTCCAACCACTTGCCAATGGCGCTTACCGCGCTCGCCTGCCAAGGGGCGTCAGATGAGCAACTCACCGCGTTTTACCACCGCTACATCAAGCAGTTAAACCCGCTTCGACCAGCCAACGATTTGGGTACCCAACACCCACGTCAGGGAAACCCAGCTGATTTCGGCCACTTTTTATCCCACTACCGCCAGCAAATTAGGCAGCAGGGGCTCGAGCCAACGGTGCGTGAAGCGCTGGCGCAACGCCTGCCGGGACTGATCACGGCCGCATTTCATGGCGTGATCCGCCTCAGCTATGCGGTCGCCCTGCGAGATAACGAAGAAGTGGCACTGGCGCTGGCGTACTGGGCCAGTGAATATCAGACCTTGGGTCCGCTTGAGCAAACCGATGAATATGATGCCCAGCAGCAACTTCAACTTGCCCAGCAGCAATTTGCCGACTTCGCATTCCAGCCCGGGATCATCACCGATCGCGTCGACGAACTAAGCCGCCTCCCGGCCTATCAGCGGCTCGCAGCACACCCTGCAACCCTCTCGTTCGAGCAAGTTGCCCGGATCACCATCCGCTACTACCTTGCTTCAGACAATTTTGTCCTGCTGCACGGCGTAACCGGCTTCCAGGCGCTACACCGGCTCTTACCTTACCTCGACGATCCCGAGTTGGCCCTGCGCTATTACTGGCAGGCCTATGTTGCCGCGATGTGCGTTGCCCGAACGGCCCAGGGCCCGGTTGATCAAGCCAGCTGCCCGGCAGTCGAGTGGGAGCACTGGCATGCACAGAGCTGCCGCAGCCGCGATGATCACACCATCAAGCTGATCTACAGCGCCAGTTATCTCTATCAGCACTTTCCATGGCCGGAATATCCGGCTGCCATCAAGATGCGGCTGGCCAAGGAAGCCCCTTAG
- a CDS encoding FAD-dependent oxidoreductase: MSQNIYQFIDVARVDPAKKPLNIRKIEFVEIYEPFTQQQAGAQADRCLGCGNPYCEWKCPVHNYIPQWLKLANEGRIIEAVELSHQTNTLPEVCGRVCPQDRLCEGACTLNDDFGAVTIGNVEKYITDKAFEMGWKPDMSDVEWTDKKVAIIGAGPAGLSCADILVRNGVKPVVFDRYPEIGGLLTFGIPSFKLEKEVMINRRRIFTDMGVEFRLNTEVGKDIEMAQLLEEYDAVFLGVGTYKNMRAGLANEDAPGVYDALPFLISNTYRVMELEDSPEFIDMRDKKVVVLGGGDTAMDCVRTSIRQGAKNVICAYRRDEANMPGSKREVKNAREEGVKFMFNLQPLGIELNEQGRVSGVKVVKTALGEPDDAGRRRPEPVEGSEHVLSADAVIMAFGFQPHAMPWLAAHDVELDQWGRIKAPKAGAFAFQTSNAKIFAGGDAVRGSDLVVTAIDEGRKAAEGILDYLEV; the protein is encoded by the coding sequence ATGAGCCAGAACATTTACCAGTTCATTGATGTCGCGCGGGTGGATCCGGCGAAAAAGCCGCTCAACATTCGTAAGATTGAATTTGTCGAAATCTACGAGCCATTTACCCAGCAGCAGGCCGGGGCCCAGGCCGACCGCTGCCTCGGCTGCGGCAATCCGTACTGCGAATGGAAATGCCCGGTCCACAACTACATTCCGCAGTGGCTGAAGCTGGCCAATGAAGGCCGGATCATCGAAGCGGTGGAGCTATCGCACCAGACCAACACCCTGCCGGAAGTCTGTGGCCGGGTCTGCCCGCAGGATCGGCTGTGTGAAGGGGCCTGTACCCTCAATGACGACTTTGGTGCCGTCACCATCGGCAATGTTGAAAAATACATTACCGACAAGGCGTTCGAGATGGGCTGGAAACCGGACATGTCGGACGTCGAATGGACCGACAAGAAGGTCGCCATCATCGGGGCCGGCCCGGCGGGCCTTTCCTGTGCCGACATCCTGGTCCGCAACGGCGTGAAACCTGTGGTGTTTGATCGCTACCCGGAAATCGGCGGCCTGCTGACCTTCGGCATCCCGTCGTTCAAGCTGGAAAAAGAGGTGATGATCAACCGTCGCAGGATCTTCACCGACATGGGCGTTGAGTTCCGCCTTAATACCGAAGTCGGCAAAGATATCGAGATGGCCCAGTTGCTTGAAGAGTATGATGCGGTCTTCCTCGGCGTCGGCACCTACAAAAACATGCGCGCGGGCCTGGCCAACGAAGATGCCCCGGGCGTCTACGATGCGCTGCCGTTTCTGATCTCCAACACCTACCGGGTGATGGAACTGGAGGACAGCCCGGAATTTATCGACATGCGCGACAAGAAAGTCGTGGTCCTCGGTGGCGGGGATACCGCGATGGACTGTGTCCGCACCTCGATCCGTCAGGGCGCAAAAAACGTCATCTGTGCCTACCGCCGGGACGAAGCCAATATGCCCGGTTCCAAGCGGGAAGTGAAAAATGCCCGTGAGGAAGGCGTGAAGTTCATGTTCAACCTCCAGCCGCTCGGGATTGAGCTGAACGAGCAAGGCCGGGTCAGCGGCGTCAAGGTGGTGAAAACCGCCCTCGGTGAGCCCGATGATGCTGGCCGCCGCCGTCCGGAGCCGGTTGAAGGTAGCGAGCATGTCCTGTCGGCCGATGCGGTGATCATGGCCTTTGGTTTCCAGCCCCACGCCATGCCGTGGCTGGCCGCCCATGATGTTGAACTGGATCAGTGGGGGCGGATCAAGGCACCGAAAGCTGGGGCTTTTGCCTTCCAGACCAGTAATGCCAAAATCTTTGCCGGCGGCGATGCCGTGCGCGGCTCGGATCTGGTGGTCACCGCCATCGATGAGGGTCGCAAGGCCGCCGAAGGCATCCTCGATTACCTCGAGGTTTAA
- the gltB gene encoding glutamate synthase large subunit — protein sequence MTLYDPTLEKDNCGFGLIAHIEGETSHKLVRTAISALDRMTHRGGIAADGKTGDGCGLLMKKPDSYFRTVAEEAGWKLAREYAVGMIFLSQDPIKAEQARTIVNEELAKETLSIVSWREVPVNPAVLGPIATESLPQIEQVFVNAPAGWKPRDVDRRLYMARRRIEKRIDSDPDFYICSLSTQVTVYKGLCMPADLPKFYQDLGDIRLESSICLFHQRFSTNTQPRWPLAQPFRYLAHNGEINTIAGNRQWARARAYKFSSPLLPDLQNAAPFVNETGSDSSSLDNMLELFLSGGMDLFRAMRMLVPPAWQNHPDMDPALRAFYDFNTMHMEPWDGPAGIVMSDGRYAACNLDRNGLRPARYVITKDKLITLASEVGIWDYAPDEVAEKGRVGPGELLVIDTKFGKIWHSADIDNDLMGRHPYKEWMDSHVKRLVPFEELGDDQVGSRSLDDQELNTYQKLFGISNEELDQVLRVVGENGQEATGSMGDDAPMAVLSSKERSVTDYFRQMFAQVTNPPIDPLREKHVMSLATCIGREMNVFCETDGHAHRVAFKSPILLYSDLVQLLELDNQYYRNSIIDINYDPSEKDLKQAIVDVCDQAQRLVENGTVLVVLSDRGINPDKLPIPAAMAVGAVQTRLVEANLRCDANIVAETATARDPHQFAVLLGFGATAIYPYLAYESLGKLVDSGAISKPYREVMVNFRDGMNKGLYKIMSKMGISTIASYRCSKLFEAVGLSDEVVDLCFRGVSSRIAGAGFDDFQQDLFNLSRRAWLKRKPIDNGGLLKYVHGGEFHAYNPDVVGTLQQAVKTGDYQDYLAFAKEVNERPVAAIRDLLKLKASDNPVDIERVEAATELYQRFDSAAMSIGALSPEAHEALAMAMNRLGGFSNSGEGGEDPRRFNSERNSRIKQIASGRFGVTPHYLVNADVLQIKVAQGAKPGEGGQLPGHKVTTEIAKLRYAVPGVTLISPPPHHDIYSIEDLAQLIFDLKQVNPKAMVSVKLVSEPGVGTIATGVAKAYADLITISGYDGGTGASPLTSVKYAGSPWELGLAETQQALVANGLRHKIRLQVDGGLKTGLDVVKAAILGAESFGFGTAPMVALGCKYLRICHLNNCATGVATQDEKLRRDFFKGLPEQVMNYFIGLGQEVRELLAQLGVEKLTDLIGRTDLLEVLEGYTAKQSKLDLAGLLHAPTPVEGKTLYCSEPNTPFDQAELSNALLEAALPAIESRSGADLHFEIRNTDRSIGARLSGEIALRYGNQGMAAQPINVHLSGTAGQSFGVWNAGGLNLLLTGDANDYAGKGMTGGKISIRPPVGSAFKSNQATIVGNTCLYGATGGKFFAAGTAGERFAVRNSGTIAVVEGAGDNACEYMTGGIVAILGKTGVNFGAGMTGGFAYILDENGDFAGRVNPELIEALPLDGLKIHQEHLRGLIASHLEETGSSRAQEILADFDQWIPRFYLAKPKSADVNTLLGHQSRSAAELRVQAQ from the coding sequence ATGACACTGTATGACCCAACGCTGGAAAAGGATAACTGTGGCTTTGGTTTAATCGCCCATATTGAAGGCGAAACCAGCCATAAACTCGTCCGTACAGCCATATCCGCATTGGATCGTATGACCCACCGTGGCGGGATTGCCGCGGACGGCAAAACCGGTGACGGCTGCGGCTTGTTGATGAAAAAGCCGGACAGTTACTTTCGCACCGTCGCCGAAGAAGCGGGCTGGAAGCTGGCCCGTGAATATGCCGTCGGGATGATTTTCCTCAGTCAGGATCCAATCAAGGCCGAGCAGGCCCGGACCATCGTCAACGAAGAACTGGCCAAAGAGACCCTGTCGATTGTCAGCTGGCGCGAAGTGCCGGTCAATCCGGCCGTCCTCGGCCCGATCGCCACCGAATCCCTGCCGCAAATCGAACAGGTATTTGTCAATGCCCCGGCGGGCTGGAAGCCTCGCGATGTTGATCGCCGCCTCTATATGGCTCGTCGCCGGATCGAAAAACGTATCGACAGCGATCCGGATTTTTATATCTGCAGCCTGTCGACTCAGGTCACCGTCTACAAAGGCCTGTGTATGCCGGCTGACCTGCCGAAGTTTTATCAGGATCTGGGCGATATCCGCCTGGAATCCTCAATTTGTCTGTTCCACCAGCGGTTTTCCACCAACACCCAGCCGCGCTGGCCGTTGGCCCAGCCGTTTCGCTATCTGGCACACAACGGGGAGATCAACACCATCGCCGGGAACCGCCAGTGGGCGCGGGCACGGGCGTATAAGTTCTCCTCCCCGCTGCTGCCGGATCTGCAGAACGCAGCGCCGTTCGTCAACGAAACCGGCTCAGACTCCTCAAGCCTGGATAACATGCTGGAGTTGTTCCTGTCCGGCGGGATGGATCTGTTCCGCGCCATGCGGATGCTGGTACCGCCGGCCTGGCAGAATCACCCGGATATGGATCCGGCCCTGCGTGCCTTCTATGATTTCAACACCATGCACATGGAGCCGTGGGACGGTCCGGCCGGGATCGTGATGTCCGACGGCCGCTACGCCGCCTGTAACCTCGACCGCAACGGCCTGCGCCCGGCGCGCTACGTGATCACCAAAGACAAGCTGATCACCCTGGCCTCAGAAGTCGGGATCTGGGACTACGCTCCGGATGAAGTGGCCGAGAAGGGCCGGGTCGGACCGGGCGAACTGCTGGTGATCGACACCAAGTTCGGCAAGATCTGGCATTCTGCCGACATTGATAACGATCTTATGGGCCGCCACCCGTACAAGGAGTGGATGGACAGCCATGTCAAACGCCTGGTGCCGTTCGAGGAATTGGGCGACGATCAGGTCGGCAGCCGCTCACTGGACGATCAGGAACTCAATACCTACCAGAAGCTGTTCGGGATCAGTAACGAAGAGCTGGATCAGGTGCTGCGCGTGGTCGGTGAAAACGGCCAGGAGGCGACCGGCTCGATGGGCGATGATGCCCCGATGGCAGTGCTGTCTTCCAAAGAGCGCTCGGTCACCGATTACTTCCGCCAGATGTTTGCCCAGGTCACCAACCCGCCGATCGATCCATTGCGGGAAAAACATGTGATGTCGCTGGCGACTTGTATCGGCCGGGAAATGAATGTGTTCTGCGAAACCGATGGCCACGCCCACCGGGTCGCTTTCAAATCGCCGATCCTGCTGTATTCTGATCTGGTGCAGTTGCTGGAGCTGGACAACCAGTACTACCGCAACAGCATCATCGACATTAACTATGATCCGAGCGAGAAAGATCTCAAGCAGGCGATAGTCGATGTCTGTGATCAGGCCCAGCGACTGGTGGAAAACGGCACCGTGCTGGTGGTGCTCTCTGACCGCGGGATCAATCCGGACAAGCTGCCGATCCCGGCAGCCATGGCCGTCGGCGCGGTCCAGACCCGCCTGGTCGAGGCCAACCTTCGCTGTGACGCCAACATCGTTGCCGAAACGGCCACGGCCCGCGACCCGCACCAGTTTGCCGTCCTACTCGGCTTCGGCGCGACCGCTATTTACCCGTACCTAGCCTATGAGTCATTGGGCAAGCTGGTCGACAGCGGCGCCATCAGCAAGCCATACCGCGAGGTGATGGTCAACTTCCGCGACGGGATGAACAAAGGCCTGTACAAAATCATGTCGAAAATGGGGATCTCCACCATTGCGTCCTACCGCTGCTCGAAACTGTTTGAAGCGGTCGGCCTGAGCGATGAGGTGGTCGATCTCTGCTTCCGCGGCGTCTCGAGCCGCATTGCCGGGGCCGGTTTTGACGACTTCCAGCAGGATCTGTTCAACCTGTCGCGCCGGGCCTGGCTTAAGCGCAAGCCGATCGACAACGGCGGCCTGCTCAAATACGTCCACGGCGGGGAGTTCCACGCCTACAACCCGGATGTCGTCGGCACCTTGCAACAAGCCGTCAAGACCGGGGATTACCAGGATTACCTGGCCTTTGCCAAAGAGGTCAACGAGCGCCCGGTCGCGGCGATCCGCGATTTGCTCAAGCTCAAGGCCTCGGACAACCCGGTGGATATCGAGCGTGTGGAAGCAGCCACCGAGCTGTACCAGCGCTTTGATTCCGCGGCGATGTCGATCGGCGCCCTGAGTCCGGAAGCACACGAAGCGCTGGCGATGGCGATGAACCGCCTCGGCGGCTTCTCCAACTCCGGCGAAGGCGGCGAAGATCCGCGCCGCTTCAACAGCGAGCGCAACTCGCGCATCAAACAGATCGCCTCCGGCCGTTTCGGGGTCACCCCGCACTACCTGGTCAACGCCGATGTGCTGCAGATCAAAGTCGCCCAGGGCGCCAAGCCCGGTGAAGGCGGCCAGTTGCCGGGTCACAAGGTGACCACGGAAATTGCCAAGCTGCGTTATGCGGTGCCGGGGGTGACCCTGATTTCACCGCCGCCGCACCACGACATCTACTCGATTGAAGACCTGGCCCAGCTGATCTTCGATCTCAAGCAGGTCAACCCGAAAGCCATGGTCTCGGTCAAGCTGGTTTCCGAGCCCGGGGTCGGCACCATTGCCACCGGGGTCGCCAAAGCCTATGCCGATCTGATCACCATCTCCGGCTACGACGGCGGCACCGGGGCCAGCCCACTGACCTCGGTCAAATACGCCGGCAGCCCGTGGGAGCTGGGGCTGGCGGAAACCCAGCAGGCGCTGGTCGCCAACGGCCTGCGCCATAAGATCCGCCTGCAGGTCGACGGCGGTCTGAAAACCGGCCTCGATGTGGTCAAAGCGGCAATCCTCGGGGCTGAAAGCTTCGGCTTCGGGACTGCACCGATGGTGGCCCTGGGTTGTAAATACCTGCGGATCTGCCACCTCAACAACTGCGCCACCGGGGTGGCAACCCAGGACGAAAAACTGCGCCGGGACTTCTTCAAAGGTCTGCCGGAGCAGGTAATGAACTACTTCATCGGCCTCGGCCAGGAAGTCCGGGAACTGCTGGCTCAATTGGGCGTTGAGAAACTGACCGATTTGATCGGCCGCACCGATCTGCTGGAAGTGCTTGAAGGCTACACCGCCAAGCAAAGCAAACTGGATCTGGCAGGCCTGCTGCATGCACCGACGCCGGTTGAAGGCAAAACACTGTACTGCAGTGAGCCGAATACCCCGTTTGATCAGGCAGAGCTCAGCAATGCCCTGCTTGAAGCGGCGCTACCCGCGATTGAGAGCCGCAGCGGCGCCGATCTCCACTTCGAGATCCGCAACACGGATCGCTCGATAGGTGCCCGCCTGTCCGGCGAAATTGCCCTGCGCTACGGCAACCAGGGCATGGCGGCGCAGCCGATCAATGTCCACCTGTCCGGTACCGCCGGCCAGTCGTTCGGCGTCTGGAATGCCGGCGGCCTGAACCTGCTGCTGACCGGGGATGCCAATGACTACGCCGGGAAAGGCATGACCGGCGGTAAGATCAGCATCCGTCCGCCGGTGGGATCGGCGTTTAAGTCCAACCAGGCCACCATTGTCGGCAACACCTGTCTGTATGGGGCAACCGGCGGCAAGTTCTTCGCTGCCGGCACCGCCGGAGAGCGATTTGCCGTCCGCAACTCGGGCACCATCGCAGTGGTCGAAGGCGCAGGGGACAATGCCTGTGAATATATGACCGGCGGAATCGTGGCTATCCTCGGCAAAACCGGGGTTAACTTCGGTGCCGGGATGACCGGTGGCTTTGCCTATATTCTGGATGAAAACGGCGACTTTGCCGGTCGGGTCAACCCGGAGCTGATTGAAGCGCTGCCACTGGACGGACTCAAGATCCACCAGGAGCACCTGCGCGGGCTGATCGCCAGCCACCTGGAAGAAACCGGATCGAGCCGGGCCCAGGAAATCCTGGCCGATTTTGACCAGTGGATCCCGAGGTTCTACCTGGCCAAGCCGAAGTCAGCCGACGTTAATACCCTCTTGGGTCACCAAAGCCGCTCTGCCGCAGAGCTGCGCGTTCAAGCTCAATAA
- a CDS encoding VOC family protein, translated as MIPYVEHANLTVTDIDQTIAFLQTALPAFHVRHRGQTDTYPWCHIGTESSYLALQGVAGRKSIDRAPYRDNGINHIGLVTEDVDGIRARLLAAGYQENGQPSEHPWRKRIYFWDPNGVEWEFIEYLSENPGERNDYRL; from the coding sequence ATGATCCCCTACGTCGAACATGCCAATCTCACCGTAACCGATATTGACCAGACCATCGCGTTTCTGCAAACCGCCCTGCCCGCTTTTCACGTGCGCCATCGCGGACAAACCGACACTTATCCGTGGTGCCATATCGGCACCGAAAGCAGTTATCTCGCGCTCCAGGGAGTGGCCGGTCGTAAAAGCATCGACCGCGCGCCCTACCGGGACAACGGCATCAACCACATCGGCCTGGTCACCGAGGATGTGGACGGGATCAGAGCGCGGCTCCTGGCGGCGGGATATCAGGAAAATGGCCAGCCGAGCGAGCATCCCTGGCGCAAGCGGATCTACTTCTGGGACCCCAACGGGGTTGAATGGGAATTTATCGAATACCTCAGCGAAAATCCGGGCGAACGCAACGATTATCGCCTGTAA
- a CDS encoding cobalamin biosynthesis family protein has translation MNELLAVLNTHHALLVLWGALAMQWLLPIPGPLHPLQFWQLIAQRIAERVNHPDESRQQQLLAGSLAWLLMWLTVLVLLVAVDQLVWIESIYQLILLWLALDWRNTAQFSKRFIRAYSREDKAYCRQLLESPLNRETRNLSLLGLGKAGAETQLMAYGRLVAGVLFWFALTGGIGALMYRLAVSLARTWSPSRAEYHTFGLPAVRILAVLDIIPLRLFALLICVGHNGKNALLGIRQQGENWLLPGPGWLLAATGHKLSLSLGGPAIYNSRKMERPRLGGPIAPAALHLSQINLMMNRRLMAWVIIQSCLLILIQGVT, from the coding sequence ATGAATGAGCTGCTGGCGGTTCTGAATACCCATCACGCCCTGCTGGTTTTGTGGGGCGCTTTGGCCATGCAATGGCTGCTCCCGATCCCGGGGCCACTCCATCCATTGCAGTTCTGGCAGTTGATCGCGCAGCGGATCGCTGAACGGGTCAACCATCCGGATGAATCCCGCCAGCAGCAACTGCTCGCCGGCAGCCTGGCCTGGTTGCTGATGTGGCTCACCGTGCTGGTGTTGCTGGTCGCCGTGGATCAGCTGGTGTGGATTGAAAGCATCTATCAGCTGATCCTGCTATGGCTGGCGCTGGACTGGCGCAATACCGCGCAATTTAGCAAGCGCTTTATCCGCGCCTACAGCCGCGAAGATAAAGCCTATTGCCGCCAGTTGCTCGAATCGCCGCTCAATCGCGAAACCCGCAACCTTTCGCTGCTCGGTCTGGGTAAGGCCGGCGCCGAAACTCAGCTGATGGCCTATGGCCGCTTAGTCGCCGGCGTCCTGTTCTGGTTCGCCCTGACCGGCGGGATCGGCGCCCTGATGTACCGCCTGGCAGTCAGTCTGGCCCGTACCTGGTCGCCCAGCCGCGCCGAATATCACACCTTTGGCTTACCGGCGGTGCGGATCCTGGCGGTGCTCGATATTATTCCGCTGCGCCTGTTCGCCCTGTTGATCTGTGTCGGTCATAACGGCAAAAATGCCCTGCTGGGGATCCGCCAGCAAGGGGAAAACTGGCTATTGCCCGGCCCCGGCTGGCTACTGGCCGCCACTGGCCATAAACTCTCGCTCTCGCTGGGTGGCCCGGCGATCTACAACAGTCGCAAAATGGAGCGGCCGCGCCTCGGCGGCCCCATCGCCCCGGCAGCCCTGCACCTGAGTCAAATCAACTTGATGATGAACCGCCGCCTGATGGCCTGGGTCATCATTCAAAGTTGTCTGCTCATCCTCATCCAAGGAGTCACCTGA